The window ACACGACACCAGGATTAATGTCTGAAGGGTGGAGCAAGAAAAAGTTTGAGCCATTTCTCCAATTCTCCCTTTTCCCCATTTCTCCTTGTTTACACTTCTAATGTATAGCCCTGAACGGTTACAAAAATTTACAGATGAGAATGGGTCAGTCATTTGGGAATAAGTGCGGATTTCCCATTTTCCCTTTATTACACCCTGAACACTTACAGTAAATCTTATCCTCCTAAATATGCAGATTTGACTTCTTCATTTTTTATAAGATTAGAACAATTATCACAAAGCACAACCTTACCCGTCTCTAAAACATATCCCTTTTTTGCTATCTGTAAGGCAAGGTTTGCGTTTTGTTCAACTAATAATATACTGACACCCTCTTTATTTATTTGTTGTATTGTCTCAAATATCTTTTCTACCATTTTTGGTGCCAGTCCAAGTGACGGTTCATCAAGGAGTAATACCTTTGGTTTTGACATTAGTGCACGGGCAATAGCTAACATCTGTTGTTCTCCACCTGATAATGTTCCCCCTTTTTGTTTCATTCTTTCTTTTAATATGGGGAAGAGATGGAAGATTTCCTCTAATTCATCCTTTATCAATTTTCTTGTAAATGCACCTAATCTTAAATTTTCAAGGACAGAAAGAGTATGAAAAATTCTTCTTCCCTCAGGGCAATGTGAAATTCCTAACTTTACTATTCTATCAGGTGAGTATCTTTCAATACCTTCTTTTTGAAGAAAGATTCTTCCTGTTTTTGGGTGTAGGATACCGGATATAGTTTTTAAAAGGGTAGTTTTTCCAGCACCATTTGCCCCAATTATGGTTACAATCTCACCCTCTTCAAGATACAAACTTACCTTTTTTAATACCTCAATCCTACCGTAAAAGGTAGAAACATCTTGCAATTCAAGTATCATTTTGTCTCCATAGAAAATAGTAGACAGTAGTCAGTAGACAGTAGACAGTAGATAGTAGTCAGTAGTCAGAATTACATTTGCCTACTATTTTCTGTATAGTATTTACTCTCTCCTCTCTCCTCTCTACTCTCTACTTCCTTCCCAGATATGCCTCAATTACCTTCTCATTCATTCTTATCTCTTCTGGTTTCCCTTCGGCAATTTTTTCTCCATAGTCCAGAACAATTATTCTATCCGAGATATTCATAACCACCTTCATATCATGTTCTATCAATATAATTGTCACTCCATCTTCTCTAATCTTCTTTATCAATTCTATCATATCTTCTGTTTCTTTAGGATTCATGCCTGCAGTTGGCTCATCAAGGAGTAATAATGATGGTTTTGTTGCCAGGGCTCTGGCAATTTCTAACCTTTTCTGTTCACCATAAGGTAAATTTCTGGTTAGTTCATTTTCTTTATTTTCCAGGCGAATAAACTCAGCTATAGAATAGGCATATCGGATATCCTTTTCTTCTTCCTGTCTAAATCTTTTTGTTTTGAATATAACATCTAATATTCCATAATTAGTCTGATGAAAGAATCCTGATAAGATATTTTCTATAACCGTCATTTGTGGGAAAAGACGCAGATTTTGGAATGTTCGAGCAATCCCAAATCTTGTAATCTGATATGGTTTTAAACCGATAATATTTGAATCTTTAAACTTAATTATTCCTTGAGTAGGTAGATAAATCCCTGAAAGGATATTAAAAAAGGTAGTTTTGCCAGCACCATTTGGCCCAATCAAGGCTAATATCTCCCTTTTGGATAATTGAAAAGAGATTTCAGATAGAGCCTGAATCCCTTCGAAATTTTTTGATATATTTTCTACTTCCAAAAACATAATTCCTCCATACTACAGACCACAGACTACAGATTTGGTCACAGTAACTTTTGTCTGTTGTCTGATTGTCTGTTGTCTATTTTTCACTTACTAATTCCAATGTCCTTCTTTTTTCAGGAATAATTCCTTGTGGTCTAAATATGACTAATATGACCATCAAAAGTCCAAAGATTAACATTCGGTAAAGCACAAATTCTCCACCTAATGTTACCCTCAGGAATTCAGGTGTCCCTACCAATAAAACCACACCAAAGATTATTCCCAGAAGATTTCCCATCCCACCTAATACGACCATACAAACCAAAAATACTGATTCCCAGAAGGTAAAAGACTCAGGGCTTACAAATCCAATCCAATGAACATAGATTACTCCCGCAATAGCCGCAAATATTGAACTTGTAACAAAGGAAAATAATTTTATATCAGATGTATTTATTCCACTTACTTCTGCGGCAGTTTCATCTTCTCTTATTGCCACAAATGCCCTGCCTATTTTTGAGCGTTCTACTCTTCTTATGGCAAAAATAGAGCCTACGGTAAAAAACAGGATTAAATAAAAATAATGTAGTTCTTGCGTAAAAGTAAAGGTAAATAATTTTATTGGTTGTATCCTTTCTCCTACCCCTGGTAGTCCTTTAGGTCCATTAGTCAGGTAATCCCAATTATTTAAAACAAGTCGGGTAATTTCACCAAATCCTAATGTAACAATCGCTAAATAATCACCTCTTAACCGCATAAGTGGTTTTCCTAAAAGAAAACGGAAGAAGCCTGTAATTAAAATTGAGATTGGAAGGATAATCCAGAAAGAAAGTCCTTTGATTGAAAGTAAAGCCGCAGAATAAGCACCTATGGCATAAAATGCTATAAACCCTAAATCCAATAGCCCTGTATTGCCAATGACCATATTCAGCCCTAATACTAAAAGAACATAAATTCCCATCAGTGACAGAATATGCAGGGAATAAAATTCCTGTTCTATGTGAAGGAAATAGGCAATTATGATAATAATCAAGATAAGGGCAATTTCTAACATCTTTCTTTTATTTAGCATTTTTCCTGCACCCTTTCTCCGAGTATCCCGGTAGGTTTTATAATTAAGACTAAAATCAATATAATAAAGGCAAACACATCTTTATAAGCAGAAGAGATATATGCACAGCCAAGGCTTTCGAGGACGCCAAGTAAATATCCACCAATCATCGCCCCTGGA of the bacterium genome contains:
- a CDS encoding ABC transporter ATP-binding protein; this encodes MLELQDVSTFYGRIEVLKKVSLYLEEGEIVTIIGANGAGKTTLLKTISGILHPKTGRIFLQKEGIERYSPDRIVKLGISHCPEGRRIFHTLSVLENLRLGAFTRKLIKDELEEIFHLFPILKERMKQKGGTLSGGEQQMLAIARALMSKPKVLLLDEPSLGLAPKMVEKIFETIQQINKEGVSILLVEQNANLALQIAKKGYVLETGKVVLCDNCSNLIKNEEVKSAYLGG
- a CDS encoding ABC transporter ATP-binding protein, with the protein product MMFLEVENISKNFEGIQALSEISFQLSKREILALIGPNGAGKTTFFNILSGIYLPTQGIIKFKDSNIIGLKPYQITRFGIARTFQNLRLFPQMTVIENILSGFFHQTNYGILDVIFKTKRFRQEEEKDIRYAYSIAEFIRLENKENELTRNLPYGEQKRLEIARALATKPSLLLLDEPTAGMNPKETEDMIELIKKIREDGVTIILIEHDMKVVMNISDRIIVLDYGEKIAEGKPEEIRMNEKVIEAYLGRK
- a CDS encoding branched-chain amino acid ABC transporter permease: MLNKRKMLEIALILIIIIIAYFLHIEQEFYSLHILSLMGIYVLLVLGLNMVIGNTGLLDLGFIAFYAIGAYSAALLSIKGLSFWIILPISILITGFFRFLLGKPLMRLRGDYLAIVTLGFGEITRLVLNNWDYLTNGPKGLPGVGERIQPIKLFTFTFTQELHYFYLILFFTVGSIFAIRRVERSKIGRAFVAIREDETAAEVSGINTSDIKLFSFVTSSIFAAIAGVIYVHWIGFVSPESFTFWESVFLVCMVVLGGMGNLLGIIFGVVLLVGTPEFLRVTLGGEFVLYRMLIFGLLMVILVIFRPQGIIPEKRRTLELVSEK